Proteins encoded within one genomic window of Macrobrachium nipponense isolate FS-2020 chromosome 8, ASM1510439v2, whole genome shotgun sequence:
- the LOC135223192 gene encoding uncharacterized histidine-rich protein DDB_G0274557-like yields the protein MRRKTAKSLPETRSRAENHQHHHHHHHHFSCRRENERFLESQYHHHHHQHHHRVGLMKYLNYLEYVATLSQPPQQQPPNNNPPTTTPQQAPQQQQPPNNSPPTTSPQQQPPKQQQQ from the exons atgagaagaaaaactgCCAAAAGCCTTCCAGAGACTCGCAGCAGAGCAGAGAACCATcaacatcatcaccatcatcatcatcatttctccTGCAGGAGAGAGAACGAACGGTTTCTCGAAAGCCAgtaccaccatcaccaccaccagcacCACCATCGAGTCGGGCTTATGAAATACCTTAATTATCTCGAGTATGTGGCG acgctctcccaacccccccaacaacagccccccaacaacaaccccccaacaacaaccccCCAACaagccccccaacaacaacaaccccccaACAACAGCCCCCCAACAACATCCCCCCAACAACAGCcccctaaacaacaacaacaataa